In Zingiber officinale cultivar Zhangliang chromosome 6A, Zo_v1.1, whole genome shotgun sequence, a single genomic region encodes these proteins:
- the LOC121997160 gene encoding probable glucosamine 6-phosphate N-acetyltransferase 2, with protein MDGRSAATRVDGDDDELLPLRRLEISDHAKGFVDLLSQLSPSSTPLSDADFRARFADLAALGDDHLIVVCEDRVSGRIVATGCVFVERKFLRGAGKVGHIEDVVVDASARGRHLGQRVVRYLTDYAKAAGCYKVILDCSIELRSFYEKCGFKEKDIQMALYF; from the coding sequence ATGGACGGCCGATCGGCGGCGACCAGAGTCGACGGCGACGACGACGAACTGCTCCCACTCCGCCGCCTCGAGATATCGGACCACGCCAAGGGTTTCGTGGATCTCCTCTCCCAGCTCAGcccatcctccactcctctctcCGACGCAGATTTCCGTGCCCGCTTCGCCGATCTAGCCGCCCTCGGTGACGACCATCTCATCGTTGTCTGCGAGGACCGTGTCTCCGGACGTATCGTCGCCACGGGATGCGTCTTCGTGGAGCGCAAGTTCCTCCGCGGCGCCGGGAAGGTAGGCCATATCGAAGACGTCGTCGTCGACGCCTCCGCCCGCGGCCGCCACCTTGGCCAGCGGGTGGTCCGCTACCTCACAGACTATGCGAAGGCGGCTGGGTGCTACAAGGTCATCCTCGACTGCTCGATTGAACTGAGATCGTTCTACGAGAAGTGTGGGTTCAAGGAGAAGGATATCCAGATGGCTCTCTACTTCTGA
- the LOC121997159 gene encoding DNA damage-repair/toleration protein DRT100-like produces MATPFLAFLFLLILIASAAASSAEGATKCNASDREALLSFRSALSESHLGIFSSWSGDECCSKWYGVSCDPSSGRVAGISLRGESQDPILSAAGLSGALMYGRISSDLCRLDRLTTLVLADWKHISGPIPSCLPSSLPLLRILDLVGNRLSGPIPDDIGTLSRLAVLNLADNQISGTIPPSISSLSALMHLDLSSNRISGPIPTDFGNLAMLSRVLLARNRISGGIPSSAGRMLRLADLDLSENRISGAIPTSLGSSSVLSSVYLGSNKLTGEIPSSMIESRGLNILNLSRNAIGGEIPDAFGGWSYYTALDLSHNQLTGSVPATLASAAYVGHLDLSNNQLRGSIPAGTPFNRLDAASFDGNDGLCGGPLPAC; encoded by the coding sequence ATGGCCACTCCTTTCCTcgccttcctcttcctcctcattcTCATAGCctccgccgccgcctcctccgcCGAAGGCGCCACCAAGTGCAACGCCTCCGACCGCGAGGCCCTACTCTCCTTTCGCTCCGCCCTCTCGGAGTCGCACCTTGGCATCTTCTCCTCGTGGTCCGGCGACGAATGCTGCTCCAAATGGTACGGCGTCAGTTGCGACCCCTCCTCCGGCCGCGTCGCCGGGATCTCTCTCCGTGGAGAGTCCCAGGATCCGATCCTCTCCGCCGCAGGCCTCTCCGGTGCCCTCATGTACGGCCGCATCTCCTCTGACCTCTGCCGCCTCGACCGCCTCACCACCCTCGTCCTCGCTGACTGGAAGCACATCTCCGGCCCCATCCCCTCCTGCCTTCCCTCATCCCTCCCCCTCCTCCGCATCCTCGACCTTGTCGGCAACCGACTCTCCGGCCCCATCCCCGACGACATCGGCACCCTCTCCCGCCTTGCCGTCCTCAACCTCGCCGACAACCAGATCTCCGGCACCATCCCGCCGTCGATCTCCTCCCTCTCAGCCCTAATGCACCTCGATCTAAGCAGCAACCGGATCTCCGGCCCCATACCCACCGATTTTGGAAACCTAGCCATGCTCAGCCGCGTGCTCCTCGCCCGCAACCGCATTTCTGGCGGAATCCCCTCCTCCGCCGGCCGAATGCTTCGTCTGGCCGACCTCGATCTCTCAGAAAACCGCATCTCGGGTGCGATCCCCACCTCCCTCGGCTCCTCCTCGGTGCTCTCCTCTGTCTACCTCGGCTCCAACAAGCTCACCGGCGAAATCCCTTCGTCGATGATCGAAAGCCGGGGGCTCAACATCCTCAACCTGAGCCGCAATGCCATCGGAGGGGAGATCCCGGACGCGTTCGGAGGGTGGTCGTACTACACCGCGCTGGATCTGTCGCACAACCAGCTGACGGGGAGCGTGCCGGCGACTCTGGCGTCGGCGGCCTACGTGGGGCACCTCGACCTCAGCAACAACCAGCTCCGCGGCTCCATTCCAGCTGGCACCCCCTTCAACCGCCTCGACGCCGCTTCCTTCGACGGCAACGACGGGCTCTGCGGCGGCCCACTGCCGGCCTGCTAG